DNA from Thermoanaerobaculia bacterium:
CTCATCTCCTCGGGCCCCGCGTCGGCGAGCGGCGCGACCCCGCGGAAGACGAGGTCACCGGGGCCGGCGAGGGTGGCTCCCGTGACCCCGGCGATCTCGGCGAGGGAGAACGGCTTCACCGAATCAGTGGCTGGCGCCCGGCGGCGGAGGCGGCGTCTTCGCGCCCGCCTTCGGGGGCGCGGACGGCTTCGCGGCGGGCGCTTTCGCGGGCTCCTTCACCGGAGGCGCGGTCACCTGGGTGTTGAAGCGGCGCAGCACGTCCTCGGTGATGTCGACCGAATCGTCGGCGTAAACGAGCATCCCCGGCGCGTACTTGTTGAAAATGAGCGTGTAGCCCTTTTCCTTCCCCACCTGATTGATGACGGGGAGAACCCGCTTCTCGAGCTCCGAGAGCTCCCGCTGCTGCGCCTCCTGGACCTCGCGCTGCGCGTCGTCCTGGAAACGCTTGTAGGCGATCCCCTTCTCCTGGTAGTCCTTGTTGAGCTGCTCCCGCTTTTCGTCGGTCATCGACGGGCCCTGATCCGTGAGCCGCTGCTGGAGAGACTGGAGCTCCTTCTGGAGCTTCTCGGAATCCACCTGCTTGGCGTCGATGATCTTCTTGACGCGGCCCTGCGCCTCCTTGCCCGCGGCCGATTCGACGACGAGCTTCTGCACGTCGATGACGGCGATCTTCGGCGTCGCCGTCTGCGCCGCGGCCGGAAGCGCCAGTGCCCCCGCCATCGAGACGATTGCCCAGAACTTCATGCGTTCTCCTTGTTGCGGCGCGAAGCATGCGCGCCCGCGAATGAACGGTCCAACTCTCGCAAAAGCGGGAGGATATCAGAACGTCGTGCCGATCGAGAAGTCAAATCCGCTCTTCTTTTCCTTGAGGCGCGAGATCGGGAAGTCGTACTGGTCGAGCGGCTGGATCGTGTGCAGGTTCCAGGAATAGATGAAGCGCAGCGGCGCCTGGAAAATGGGAAGCACGAGTCGCATCTCGAATCCGACCGAGCTCCGGATGTCGGAGAAGACGAATTGCTGGTGCTCGATCCAGGTGTTCCCGGCGTCGAAGAACGCGAGGAGCTTCACGGGTCCGAGCCTCGCGAAGATGTATTCGACGTTGAGGACGGCGTACTTGTCGCCGCCGAGGATGCGTCCCTGGTCGTCGACGAAGACGTGATGGCCGCTGTCGAGGGGGACGATCGAGCCGATCGGGAATCCGCGGATGTTCTGCTCGCCGCCGAGGGAGAACCGCTCGAAGATCGGGAGATCGTGTCCGGCGATCGGGATGGCATACGCGCCCTCGAAGTGCACGCCGAAGTACTTGTTGTGGAGGAACGGCAGGTACGCCGTCACGCCGGCGCTCGGCTTGACGAAGTAGTTCGATCCGCCGAGACCGGCGTACTCGACCGCGCCGAAGAACCGGTGTCCTCTCGACGGGTCGATCGGGTCGTCCGTCGAATCGTACCGGTAGCCCGGACTGATGTAGGACGTCGTCCCTTCCACCAGCGAGTTCGCCAGAGGCGGAACCGGCGAGCCGGGCGGCACCGGCGCGGGCTGGACGGGATACCGCGAATGGATGCTCTCGAGCCCGTACGTCACCGAGTAGGAGTCGAAGATCCCGACCGCGCGCCCGTAGAAGATCGAGAAGCCCTTCCGGCGGTCGTCGATGTCGAGGTAGGTCGACTGGCGGCTGTAGACCTGTCCGCCGACGGTCTGGTCCTTGTCCCGGAACCACGGAACCGTGTACCCGACGTCGTACAGCTTCGTGACCTTGCCGAGCTGCACGGAGGCCGAGATGATCTCCCCGCGCCCGAGGAAGTTCCGGGTGGCGAAGGAAAACTGCCCGAAGAAGCCGTCGAATCCCGAGTACCCCGCCCCGAAGTTCAGCTCGTTGCGGGAGGTTTCCTCGCCCTTCACCGTCACGTCGACCGTCTTCTTCGTGTTGTCGGGCACGAACGAGGGATCCTCCCCGAGCTTGAAGTAGCCGAGCTGCGAGATCTTCACGACGCTCTTCTTGAACGCGTCCATGTCCAGGACCTGCCCCTCGTCGATCGCGACCTGTCGGCGGAGCACCTTGTCCCGGGTCCCGGTGTTCCCGGTGAATTCGAGTCGCCCCAGGTGGAAGGGATCGCCTTCGTACATGCGCACGACGATATCGACCCGGCGGTCCTTCGTCTGCGCCTGGTACTGCGGCTCGCCGTACCAGTAGATGTATCCCTTCTTCTTGTAC
Protein-coding regions in this window:
- a CDS encoding OmpH family outer membrane protein gives rise to the protein MKFWAIVSMAGALALPAAAQTATPKIAVIDVQKLVVESAAGKEAQGRVKKIIDAKQVDSEKLQKELQSLQQRLTDQGPSMTDEKREQLNKDYQEKGIAYKRFQDDAQREVQEAQQRELSELEKRVLPVINQVGKEKGYTLIFNKYAPGMLVYADDSVDITEDVLRRFNTQVTAPPVKEPAKAPAAKPSAPPKAGAKTPPPPPGASH
- the bamA gene encoding outer membrane protein assembly factor BamA; this encodes VPPPAPPPAAVPAPPAAPSNPNAPKIVGVRVIGATGVSPDTVLYYLGVHVGEPYDPAKIRKNFENLWNSALFDDVRIDADRGPEGITLFVTVTERPTITSVEYTGNKKLSVSQFKDKLTQEKASIKTGAPLSMKDVAAVAQAVRDAYEENGFRSVSVDWRVEGKTPTDQKLVFVIDEGEKIKIAAIRFTGNHVFSADRIRLAMKKTKVNTFWRLLSDKTVYNQANFDEDIESIKHLYQDYGYKDVVVKEPQLEIYANNPAEKNPKKIHKRIRITIPIVEGEKFYFGKIDVALEEGDPKVFPKAELLHEFRYCHPGAVLSRARMTEALSTIESKYKKKGYIYWYGEPQYQAQTKDRRVDIVVRMYEGDPFHLGRLEFTGNTGTRDKVLRRQVAIDEGQVLDMDAFKKSVVKISQLGYFKLGEDPSFVPDNTKKTVDVTVKGEETSRNELNFGAGYSGFDGFFGQFSFATRNFLGRGEIISASVQLGKVTKLYDVGYTVPWFRDKDQTVGGQVYSRQSTYLDIDDRRKGFSIFYGRAVGIFDSYSVTYGLESIHSRYPVQPAPVPPGSPVPPLANSLVEGTTSYISPGYRYDSTDDPIDPSRGHRFFGAVEYAGLGGSNYFVKPSAGVTAYLPFLHNKYFGVHFEGAYAIPIAGHDLPIFERFSLGGEQNIRGFPIGSIVPLDSGHHVFVDDQGRILGGDKYAVLNVEYIFARLGPVKLLAFFDAGNTWIEHQQFVFSDIRSSVGFEMRLVLPIFQAPLRFIYSWNLHTIQPLDQYDFPISRLKEKKSGFDFSIGTTF